The genomic window ACTTATTCCTTTTGGATTTTTCTTTTGAAAAGAGTATATCTAAAAAAGTTAGACTAAAGGCAATACCTAGACCGCTGGAAAAACTTTTTAATAAATCGACTTTTGAGGATTTAATAACAAGATCAAAGAGAGAAGTTAAGGCAATAAATAAGAGCAATAGGGCTACAAATTTAACGAATCTTTTTCTTAGGTCACTCCAGCTATACTTTCTCGCATTCATAAAAGTCATGAATGGAACGTATATCAGGAGAAAGAACGTAAGGCATACATATCCTGTCAGAAAATGAAAAGAAAGAGGATGATCGCTATCTGTATAAACAATAAAAAGCGAAAAGATAGTTGCCAAGGTGAATAAGCTGAACAGAATTTTTGTAAAAAATATTGTTTTATTTTTTTTCATTTTGAACCTCTCTCACATAAGGATTATTTAATAATCTAGAACTGTCTTTATAAATAATTTAATTTTCATCTTTAAAACAGACGAATTCGCCATTCGCGACTCGCTTAGCAAGGACTACTGTTTTACCGGTGACTGCAAAGCCATGAATTTATAAGTTTTTAGAAGGACTGCTTTCTGATAATTGAAGTTGTTTCTTAGAATAATTTATTCGTTTGCCAATTCTTAGTTCGTGATAGGAGGGACGAAGCATATCTTTTAGTGGTCTGTATATTTCTGTTGTGAAATAACTAGAAGTATAGCCAGTATAAAAATAAGATTTCTTCAACAAATTATGTAACTTAATTTCAAGTCTGTCTTTTGAGAATAAGGTTAGATGATTCGTATCGTAAATACCCAGATTCTTTTTAACCTTTTCTAAGTCTTTTTCAGCGTAATGATGGAATTAAACCAAGCACTGTATGACACCATAATTATTTTGATGTCTAACCAATTCTCTACGATATAGCTCAGGGGCATGAAATCTTATCGTATTTTTTTGTATCTTTTTACTTGTTCGATTGGCGATAAGATAACGCTTTTATTTTTTGCGAACACCACTGTTTTTTTTCGTTTATATAATAATGCTGTGAATTGTAATCTTTCACTTCAGTAATGAGTATGCCAGCATTTTTTCTTAATAAATATATCGGGTCGATCACTATTTAATAAGGATTGAAAATGAATTTTGATTGAGCCATCTTGAGCGAATTCGTTTTTTAAGGTATGAAGTAAATGACGTTCTCCTTTTGTTGGTTTTACTTTTAATTAAATGATTTCGTTAAGTGTAGGGGAAAATTCGGTCATGAAAAGCCTCCTATTTAGTAGAAATAGTTTTTGAAAAGTGTAGCCTTAATCTACTTTATCGATAGCGTTTATCCATTCTTTAGTTGCAATTAAAGAATAGACTAAATAAGAGTACAACAGGTTAAAAGCCTATAGTTATATTATAACCTATCTTAAATAATATAACTCAATCTAATTCAAAAAATGAACAGAAAGCAACCTATCCATTTTTTGGATTTCTTATCGTATGCCATTATTTTTTACGATTTTTTATAATATAGTAAAAGTACCATATAAACAATAATATCTCTATTGAAAGGAAGATTCACATGAAAAAACAAAGTTCTAATACAACAATTAATCTCTTTTTTTCTAAATTATTTAAATACATAAAATCGTATATTCGGAATCCTATTTTTATAGGGTTCTTTTTTTATAGGGGTCTCTAATATATGATTGTGCAATATACTATATAAAATCATGTATCATTTTTGTGAAAGGAAAGAGCTTTTTAAATGAGCTATAACGTCCACCTATTACGTATGCAACAAGAAATAAACGACTTTTTATTCTGTTTACGACCCAATCAGCATGCCGAACGCGATGTGTTTCTGTTTTTGATCGGTATTAATAGCGGATTACGCATGTCGGATATCGTTAATATTGAAGAAACAGGACATTTTAACATCAAAAAATCCCCGTTTTGTGGAAAAAAAGACGGGGAAAACACGCATACTGTATTTAGGGAGCCTTCAGAATCTTATTCAGGACTACGCGAAAAAAATAAATCCGAACGATTATTTATTCCCCAGCAGCAAAGGAGGCCATTTGGAAGTCAATACGGTTTACCAGATTTTTCAAAAGGTCGCTAAGCTGTTAGGAAGAGATGATATTGGCACGCACACGCTGCGGAATACGTTTGGTTACCATTACACTATAAGAAAACCAAAGAGGTGGCCACCCTCATGGAAATATTCGGTCACAGCAGCGAGAAAACCACCAAGCGCTATATTGGGATAAATGAATACGAGATCAGCGAGACATTATTGAATTTCAGACTAGGTTTTTAGTTTTTTAAGTTACATTGAGAATGAATGAATCTATTTTATAGTTTCCGAACGGGTTTTTTTCTTATATTTTTCCTAATTAACATATGAAATACTGTAAATTAAATGTTCATACATTGTTTCTAATAGGAAATCTCGATACCCAGTCGGATCGATATGAACCCGATTTAAATGGATTCAATCCAGGAGATGCTCGCGACACTAGTACACCGAAAACTCTTGCCACTATCATTCGGGCGTTTGCGCTAAGTGACTTGCTTCCAGATGATAAGCGTACACTGTTCACAGATTGGCTATAGGGAAATGCTATAGGAGGTACGCTCACTCGTGCGGGCGTACCTCAAAACTAGCTGGTCGGTGATAAAAGTGGGGCTAGAAGTTATGGAACTAAAAAATGACATTGCAGTTGTTTGGCCACCAAATAGAGAACCCATTGTTATCGCAATTCTTTCCAGCCAAGATAGAGAAGATGCCACATGTAATGATCAACTAATTGCTCGGGCTACTGGGGTTGTCATTAACGCCCTGAAGTGAATGCAAAAAGTAGAGTAGTTTGAGTAAGTTCGGAGCTTCATAGTCTTAAAAGTGTACGATCTAAATAGACAAAGAACATACGTGAAAGCCTTACCAACTTGTTGACTATAAATTCATGCAATTCTTTGGTTGAAGGAGGGTGTTCTTCTATTTTTTAGACATAAATTTCACTATAAGTTTTATAAACTCCTCGTATGAAGAAGTGTATTTATTTCGTTGGTTATAACACTTTCGAATCGTTTCCACTAACCAAAATGGTACAGGATTTCCATCGATCAAATGATAATATTGTTCATATCCTTTTTTTAGATCTTCCCACCTGAAATCATTACCTGGCAGTATATATTCAGAGACATCGAGTATTTTTGCTCTTCCGTTTTGAAGTAAAATATTTTTTAAATGGATATCACGTGGGTTAAGGTCCTTAGTACGAATATATTCTCTTGCATCCTCCACGTCACTGATAACTTGTGCTGGAATGTGAATCCCTAGTAGCAGACAGTCAAAGAGAGTATTTCCTTCTTCGTAGCTTAAAATGAGGCATTCGTCATCAGAAGCAAAATAGGTTGCAAATAAAGGTGAATCTCCTAATATCTCATAAACAGTTGCTTCAACTTTTACTTTAGCCTTTTTGTCCTCAGCATATTTTTTAAACGCAAAACCTGGAATGTTTACCGATTGAAAAACGGCCGCATCTGTCCCCAAACCTATACATTTCAGGTCATCGGCGCTTCCACTTATAGTTACAGGATCGTTATTTGGATGTGAAAAAACAGTCATTTTAGAAAGCGAATCCATTGCTTTATCCCAATCGTTTTCCATATAATCTTTCCTTTCATTAACCTTGAATAAAACGAACGAATCTAATAACCTAAAACCCGTTGTTTCGGTTCCCACAATCCCATTAATTTCACTTCATATTCTCTTGATTCTCCATGTGTAGGATATGTTAAAATTTTCTTGTGTATTGTTCATAATCAAGAGAGTAAGGAACACCTATTTTTTTCTATCGCCTAACATACCATATGATTATCCCAAAGGCAACAGGCCCATTATTCGGTGATTATAAAATATCTAGAAAACACAATCATTGGTTCCACATTCAGAGTCCTGCACAATTAATGGATTGAAATAAATCTAATTTACTTTGGCTACACGATTTGACATGGAGCGTAACGACGGTGTTTCTTGATAAGATCTTCTTTTGATTGAAAGAACTGTCGACTATAGAAACGTTCAACGTCAATTTAAACAATTCCGTATGACGGAAACTGCGAATGTTCTTCCTCATTTATTAAGAGAAGCTGAGCAGCATTCCTGGACGTACCAGGAATTACTTGTCGCATTATGTAGTCATGAAGAAAAGCGTAGAGAAGAAAAAATCACTCGGAAACATCTCAATTGGGCACAATTCCCTTTTGAGATGTCTCTAGAGGACTTTAATACACTAGGCGATATTGCACTGAGTGATCACCAAATTAATCAACTGAAAGAATTCGATTGATTGAAACAAGCCTTTAATCTTTTTTTTTAGGACCACCAGGTGTAGGTAAAACCCATATCGCTATTGGTCTGGAGTTAGCAGCAATCCATAAAGGTAAACAAGTCTCTTTTTTATCAATGGCTGAACTAGTTTCGTTATTAAAAACAGAAAGTTATGTGAGAAAGTCTGAACTGCGGTTAATACGTATCGAAAAAGCAGAGTTAGTGATTATCGATGACATGTTGTTCATGGCCACGGAAACAAATGAGGCGAATTTTTTTTTCAACTTGTCAGTGATTTGTACGAAAAAAGTTCCATTATCCTAACCTCCAATAAGGGACCGGATAACTGGAGTAAGATGCTGGGAGATCAAGGAATCGTAACCGCAATTTTTGATTGTATTCTCCATCGCTGTGAAGTTATCCATATGGATGGAGAAAGCCATCGAATGAAAAATAGAGAAACAATATTTGATTAATGAAAGTGCACAAAATTAATTAGCAAAAAGTGCACAATTGTAGTTGACAGTTACAATGGGAGATTAAGTAATTAAAAGAGAAAAAATAACTTCTAATAGTCAGTCGTTTTTTCCTTTTTAATTTGTTAAATTTTTCCAAAATTTTTTTAAGACATTGAAAGATATTTTTTCATTTTGTGAAGCCAAATGCCCTACCTAATTCAACAAGTTGAATTAGGGCTTCATCATAGCGGGCTGTTATTCGGCAACAAACGCATGGGAACCCTCTTGCAGTCCCAAGCGTTTCTATCCGATAACAGAAAAGAAATTCAAGAACCGCAAAAACTATTTCCGCATTCCATTTTATTGTATTAAAAAAAATTTTTGTCTAAAGGAGTTCTAATTGCTAACGCAAAAGAACTCCTATTTCTTGATTTCCTTTTAACCTCATGATTGTAGGCTAGCCAACAAAACGGAAAAAATTCAGCTTTTGAGCTAACACTCTGGCTTAACAAAACGAAAAGAAGATTTTAAAAATGACAAAAAGAAGAGAAATAATAAACTATATCAATGTATATGAAAATGAAGTGCTTGTTGGGAAAATAGAAGATAAATTAGAAAGTATTGCTAATCTAGTTGCAAGTGCTTCTCCCTTTGAAAGATTTACCTTAGTTGATTCTTTTGACGTATTAATTTTAAAAACCAGAGGAAACTTCTTAGATTCTGTTCCGGATAAAAGGTTACTAAAAGAATTATTAGTATTTCTAGTTCCTTTACGAACAGGAGAAAAGGAACTAAATCCAGTTGTTTATAAAAAAGTAATCAAAAAATAGATTGATTACGATTGAAAAAAACAGATAGTAATAATGACTTTGAAAAGGAGATAATAAAATGAAGATCTA from Carnobacterium iners includes these protein-coding regions:
- a CDS encoding serine/threonine protein kinase — protein: MENDWDKAMDSLSKMTVFSHPNNDPVTISGSADDLKCIGLGTDAAVFQSVNIPGFAFKKYAEDKKAKVKVEATVYEILGDSPLFATYFASDDECLILSYEEGNTLFDCLLLGIHIPAQVISDVEDAREYIRTKDLNPRDIHLKNILLQNGRAKILDVSEYILPGNDFRWEDLKKGYEQYYHLIDGNPVPFWLVETIRKCYNQRNKYTSSYEEFIKLIVKFMSKK
- a CDS encoding ATP-binding protein, with amino-acid sequence MIERTVDYRNVQRQFKQFRMTETANVLPHLLREAEQHSWTYQELLVALCSHEEKRREEKITRKHLNWAQFPFEMSLEDFNTLGDIALSDHQINQLKEFD